AGGAACGAGATACCTAGTGTAGTCTATCACGAGATGAGGAAGAGGCTCAACGCCAGTCTATCCAGGCTCAAGGACGAAGCCAAGAAGCTCCGGGAGATGATAAACCGGAGGATGCACGACATAGAAGATAATAATCTTAAGCTAGACCGTGCAATAGCCAACCTCAAGGTCTCCTACATGGCTGGCGAGATCGGCGAGAAAGCCTACAAGACTGCAATAGAGCACCTCCGCGGCGCTAAGGACAGTAACACGCGGGAGCTAGAAGACCTCAAGGCCACAAAGAGCAAGGTCGAGGCCCTCGAGAGCGGCGCACTAGACCTCGTGAAGTCAAAGCCAGCCGAGTCGAAGACTGAGGCAAAGAAACAACCAGAGCCATCAAAAGCCCCGGCTTCGCCGATACAAGGGCTACAGCCGATACCAGTCAAGGTGATAGAGGGCTAAACCCTCTCCAGGGAGGGACCCCGGGACGAAGCCTCGACCCCTAGCCCCAGTTTTTAGCCAGCCCTCCGATGCGAGCTCAATCTCTCCCTCCTCCTGCCGCGCAGCCTCCGCCACCCCCTCTACACCTACACCCCTGCTATGTAACACTATGGTCCTCTCTTTTGCACCAAAATTGCGTCCTGCTTGTTGTTGCATCCTCCCAGTGTTACCTGGGTATAGCTTCTACATAGCATCAGAGCGTTCATCGTCGTGCAGCCCCCGGCGCTATAGCGCCGGCGGAGACTGCGGCTGTGACGGGTACTTACTGTGTGTTAGCGGGGTGGAGGGGCTAGCTATCCACCATCATGGCGAATACTGTGAGTGGGAGCGATACCACCACTAGTGCAGAGAGGTGACCCCGCGGTGGCAGCGATAGTTGCACGCTTACTTCAGGCCCTGGGGCTCGGGGGCAACCAGGAGCCGAGCCTACACGAGAAGATAGACCAGGTAATAGTCAAGCTCGAGCTAATAGAGGACAATGTGGCTGAGCTCCGCTACAAGTTCGAGAAGAGGAGCCGTGAGCTCTTCGAGAAGGTCATCACCCTACTCCGCCGCGGCGAGAAGAGCCG
The window above is part of the Pyrodictium delaneyi genome. Proteins encoded here:
- a CDS encoding CdvA-like protein; protein product: MPRAPLTVDKVQEFIGETVYDPYGRVAGRLVSFESDVDGTVQNVVVETESRDVRFIPAEAIEIKEGRIIVWPEWKVVAHKVIASYQRALKRLKGLEDMYSRNEIPSVVYHEMRKRLNASLSRLKDEAKKLREMINRRMHDIEDNNLKLDRAIANLKVSYMAGEIGEKAYKTAIEHLRGAKDSNTRELEDLKATKSKVEALESGALDLVKSKPAESKTEAKKQPEPSKAPASPIQGLQPIPVKVIEG